ATCATCAAGCGCGCCTTCACCGACTGATTTATGTCCATCGAATTGAAAGTTCCAGAAATCGGCGAGTCGATCACTGAAGTGGAAATCGGCGAGTGGTTTAAAAAGGAAGGCGATGCCGTCCAGAAGGATGATCCCATCGTCACGCTCGAAAGCGAAAAGGCGACGGTGGAATTGTCGTCGCCGGAGGCAGGAACGATCAGCCGGATGTTGAAGAAGAAGGGAGATGTCGCGAAGGTGGGCGAGGTCATCGGCTATCTTGAAAACGGAAAGGCTGAAGCCACGCCGTCGAAAGCAGCCGCAAAGGCTCCCGACCTCACAGGACCGCCGAAGACAACTCCCGAAAAAGTGCAGGCTCGGAGCGAGGAAACGGCGCCTGCGAAAGCAGAGAAGCCCGCACCCGCAGCGCCGCCGGCGCCAGCACCGCGCGCAGCCACCAGCGAGGCACCGCAGGAAAAAAGCCGGAGTCAACGCCAGTTGGACGAGCAGGAAATGCCGCTGTCAAACACAGCCGTGGAGTCAGAGCCTGCCCGCGAGCCGCAGACCAAAACCGTGGCTGAGCGGCCCGAAGAAGTTGTTCCCATGAGCCGTTTGCGCCGCACCGTCGCCGAACGGCTCGTTGAGGCACAGCGCAACGCCGCGCTGCTCACCACGTTCAACGAAGTCGACATGTCCGCCATCCTCCAGCTGCGGCGGGAATATGGGGAAGGATTCCACAAGAAGCACAACGTGAAACTGGGCTTCATGTCGTTTTTCGTGAAAGCGGCCATCGATGCCCTGAAACAGTATCCAGTGGTCAACGCGGAGATCCGGGGCAACGACATCGTTTACCACAATTACTTCGATATCGGCGTCGCCATTGGCAGCGGGAAAGGCCTTGTCGTCCCGGTCCTTCGCAATGCCGAGCGGCTGAGTTTTGCGGAAATTGAATTGACCATTGGCGACTTTGGCCGCCGTGCGCGCGACAACAAGTTGAAGCCCGACGAACTCCAGGGAGGCACCTTCACAATC
This genomic interval from Verrucomicrobiia bacterium contains the following:
- the odhB gene encoding 2-oxoglutarate dehydrogenase complex dihydrolipoyllysine-residue succinyltransferase, with amino-acid sequence MSIELKVPEIGESITEVEIGEWFKKEGDAVQKDDPIVTLESEKATVELSSPEAGTISRMLKKKGDVAKVGEVIGYLENGKAEATPSKAAAKAPDLTGPPKTTPEKVQARSEETAPAKAEKPAPAAPPAPAPRAATSEAPQEKSRSQRQLDEQEMPLSNTAVESEPAREPQTKTVAERPEEVVPMSRLRRTVAERLVEAQRNAALLTTFNEVDMSAILQLRREYGEGFHKKHNVKLGFMSFFVKAAIDALKQYPVVNAEIRGNDIVYHNYFDIGVAIGSGKGLVVPVLRNAERLSFAEIELTIGDFGRRARDNKLKPDELQGGTFTISNGGVYGSLLSTPIVNPPQSGVLGMHAIQDRPVAVEGNVVIRPMMYLALSYDHRIVDGREAVSCLKRIKEAIESPARMLMEI